The genomic interval CTGCTTGCCATCTGCGCGGGCGCGTCGGCCGGAGCCGTCCTGCGCTGGCTGCTCGGCCTGGCGTTGAACCCCCTCTTTCCGACCGTGCCTCTGGGCACCCTGGCCGCCAATTGGCTGGGGGGCTATATTATCGGCCTGGCTCTCAGCCTGTTCGCCTTTTTTCCTTTTCTGGGCGCGGAATGGCGTCTGCTGGTGGTGACCGGCTTTCTGGGCGCGCTGACCACTTTTTCCACCTTCTCGGCGGAAGTGGCGACCCTGATCCAGCAGGGGCGGCTGCTCTGGGCCGGCGGAGCCGTGGCGCTGCATGTCTGCGGTTCTTTGCTTATGACGTTCCTGGGCATGGGCACCTTTGCCCTGATCCGATATTTCTGGGGTGTATGGCGTTGAGCATTGCAACTTTGAAA from Desulfovibrio porci carries:
- the crcB gene encoding fluoride efflux transporter CrcB, producing MISSLLAICAGASAGAVLRWLLGLALNPLFPTVPLGTLAANWLGGYIIGLALSLFAFFPFLGAEWRLLVVTGFLGALTTFSTFSAEVATLIQQGRLLWAGGAVALHVCGSLLMTFLGMGTFALIRYFWGVWR